From one Methanobrevibacter ruminantium genomic stretch:
- the pstC gene encoding phosphate ABC transporter permease subunit PstC, with amino-acid sequence MTKIAAEALIEKSLFILALFSCFVILIILCFIFFEGFPAIQEYGFFKFLFGTIWSPNDGQFGVFDMIIGSLYVTFIALIIAIPLSISCATFMAEVASNKVRNFLKPVVQTLSGIPSVVYGFFGLIILVPFVRSQFGGTGFSIFTAAIILSIMILPTIISVSYDSLRSVPQDYKEASLGLGATNWQTIRRVVFPSALPGIITAIILGMSRAVGETLAVIMVVGNVAKMPSSIFSPARTLTSNIALEMSYATGIHYNALFATAVVLFMLIMLLLVVANYVQRKYSIDIGGGTL; translated from the coding sequence ATGACTAAAATTGCAGCTGAAGCATTAATAGAGAAATCTTTGTTTATTCTAGCATTGTTCTCTTGTTTCGTGATTCTGATAATATTATGCTTTATATTTTTTGAAGGGTTTCCAGCAATTCAAGAATATGGGTTTTTCAAATTTCTATTTGGAACAATATGGTCTCCAAATGATGGTCAATTTGGAGTGTTTGATATGATTATAGGATCTCTATATGTCACATTCATTGCACTTATAATAGCAATTCCTTTATCCATTTCATGTGCCACATTCATGGCAGAGGTTGCAAGTAATAAAGTTAGAAACTTTTTAAAGCCAGTTGTTCAAACATTATCTGGAATTCCTTCTGTTGTTTATGGATTTTTTGGCTTAATTATCCTAGTTCCATTTGTAAGGTCCCAATTTGGGGGAACCGGTTTCAGCATATTTACTGCGGCAATTATATTATCCATCATGATTTTGCCAACAATTATCTCAGTTTCTTATGATTCATTAAGATCAGTTCCACAAGATTACAAAGAAGCTTCCTTAGGTTTAGGAGCAACAAACTGGCAGACTATTCGCAGAGTAGTCTTTCCATCAGCGCTACCTGGAATTATCACTGCAATTATTTTAGGAATGAGTAGGGCTGTTGGCGAAACATTGGCAGTGATTATGGTGGTAGGTAATGTTGCAAAAATGCCATCATCAATTTTTAGTCCAGCACGGACTTTAACTTCAAATATTGCATTAGAAATGAGTTATGCAACGGGTATTCACTATAATGCATTGTTTGCCACAGCAGTTGTGTTATTCATGCTCATAATGTTATTGTTGGTTGTTGCGAATTATGTTCAAAGGAAATATAGTATAGATATTGGTGGAGGAACCTTATGA
- a CDS encoding phosphate ABC transporter substrate-binding protein — MKNEYKIAIIAIILIIIGGTILSSGSGGSERIDIVGSTSVQPVAEKLVEEYKINHPDANINVQGGGSSVGIKSVQDGSADIGTSSKDLDDNEKQDLKEYELGKDGIVLAVNVNNDVSDLTKDQLKDIFSGKITNWKEVGGNDAEIHVVSREAGSGTLDAFESIVMGETKIKSDAIVQSSTEAVKQSVKQDENAIGFVSFAHMSDDVKSLSVEGIAPSSESIADGSYELQRPFLFLVKGEPSGDLKEFIDWVNGSEARKVLDGEKIVKSNK, encoded by the coding sequence ATGAAAAATGAGTACAAAATTGCAATTATTGCGATTATATTAATTATTATAGGAGGGACTATACTATCCTCTGGGTCTGGAGGATCTGAAAGAATTGATATAGTAGGGTCCACATCTGTACAACCTGTAGCTGAAAAACTTGTAGAGGAATATAAAATTAACCATCCTGATGCAAATATCAATGTTCAAGGTGGAGGTTCTAGTGTTGGTATAAAGAGTGTTCAAGATGGAAGTGCGGATATTGGCACTAGTTCAAAAGATTTAGACGATAATGAAAAACAAGACTTAAAAGAATATGAACTTGGTAAGGATGGAATTGTTTTAGCGGTTAACGTAAATAATGATGTGTCCGACTTAACAAAAGATCAATTAAAAGATATTTTCTCAGGAAAAATCACTAACTGGAAAGAGGTAGGTGGAAATGATGCTGAAATTCATGTTGTAAGTCGTGAAGCAGGATCCGGTACTTTAGATGCATTTGAAAGTATAGTGATGGGTGAGACAAAAATTAAAAGTGATGCAATTGTTCAAAGTTCTACCGAGGCTGTAAAACAATCTGTTAAGCAAGATGAAAATGCAATAGGTTTTGTTTCTTTTGCACATATGTCAGATGACGTGAAATCCTTAAGTGTTGAGGGAATAGCTCCAAGTAGTGAAAGTATTGCAGATGGTTCTTATGAATTGCAAAGGCCCTTTTTATTCCTAGTTAAAGGGGAGCCTTCAGGTGATTTAAAAGAATTTATTGATTGGGTAAATGGTTCAGAAGCTAGAAAAGTTTTAGATGGAGAAAAAATTGTCAAATCAAATAAATAA
- a CDS encoding DNA polymerase subunit beta: protein MNKSKKTVRTRDFIISTDGLLFASTNYIHPEDRIICFLRYIPDENGDREKDGIRYSKVGSEEAYAYLRENHPDYLYFCDVTNVEMMGVPIDKVERIIKPEERLKGLRATYYDKINYKVANGEELDYKEELLSKLFDLSDFFHYVAGINYEDLGISGSILPGLQKAGTSDLDFVVYGLENHRNAIKAYKDNKDKAVFIDELGKSITLNRINDDFWDFVYDKRIKDDSLTKEEFAWYEERKSNRGLIRETLFDILATRNYDEIEGTWGDTVYEPEGFAKVNCTIKSALGAFDNPAVYTIEDVEILEGPDIEISELASLTHTYAGEVIDGEEVVARGKIEKVLKNGEFEKYRILVGTTRESLDEYIKLRESPI from the coding sequence ATGAATAAATCAAAAAAAACTGTTAGGACAAGAGACTTTATTATAAGTACAGATGGATTATTATTTGCTTCAACCAATTACATTCACCCTGAAGATAGGATTATCTGCTTTTTAAGATACATTCCAGATGAGAATGGAGACAGGGAAAAGGATGGAATCAGATATTCCAAAGTGGGGTCTGAAGAAGCTTATGCATACCTAAGAGAAAATCACCCGGATTACTTATACTTCTGTGACGTTACAAACGTTGAAATGATGGGTGTTCCTATAGACAAGGTTGAAAGAATCATAAAGCCAGAGGAAAGATTGAAAGGACTTAGAGCAACCTATTATGACAAAATCAACTATAAAGTTGCAAATGGGGAGGAACTTGACTATAAAGAGGAACTCTTAAGCAAGCTATTTGACTTATCAGACTTTTTCCATTATGTGGCAGGAATCAACTATGAGGACCTTGGAATCTCAGGATCAATCTTGCCAGGACTTCAAAAGGCAGGGACTTCAGACCTTGACTTTGTAGTCTACGGCCTTGAAAACCATAGAAATGCAATCAAGGCATACAAGGATAACAAGGACAAGGCTGTTTTCATAGACGAGTTAGGCAAATCAATCACATTAAACAGAATCAATGATGATTTCTGGGACTTCGTATATGATAAGAGAATAAAAGACGATTCCCTAACAAAAGAAGAGTTCGCTTGGTATGAAGAACGTAAAAGCAATAGAGGGCTCATTAGAGAAACCCTATTCGACATATTGGCAACTAGAAACTATGATGAGATTGAAGGAACCTGGGGAGATACAGTATACGAACCAGAAGGATTTGCGAAAGTCAACTGCACAATAAAGAGCGCATTAGGCGCTTTTGACAATCCTGCAGTATACACAATAGAGGATGTTGAAATCCTAGAAGGACCTGATATTGAAATCTCAGAACTAGCATCACTTACCCACACATATGCGGGAGAAGTCATTGACGGAGAAGAAGTGGTTGCAAGAGGAAAAATAGAAAAGGTCTTGAAAAATGGAGAGTTTGAGAAGTATAGAATTCTTGTTGGAACCACTAGAGAATCATTGGATGAATACATTAAACTCAGAGAGAGTCCTATATAA